From Bactrocera oleae isolate idBacOlea1 chromosome 4, idBacOlea1, whole genome shotgun sequence:
CAAGTTGTAATCATCAGTTTGTAAATAAGAGTTAAATCCGGGTTTAATTTCAATATAGAACAACTTCATAAACTATGAAGCATGTCGTCATAATCTTAACTAAGCCAATAGTCTGAGTCtttgaaatgagaatttttttaaCTGCTATCCAAGAGAGAGAATTAACTTCGACTTATTTCATATTCAACTCTAAGAAAGCAGGTATCAGTTCGCTACACCTTACTGACAAGATGACCTTTTTCATGCTGACCTCACTCAAATATATGCCTATTAACACGTTGCAAGTCTCTTGTATTTGTATAGAATGAATGTCGTTGATATTCCGCGGCTTATTGCTCTTTTATCTGAAAGATTTTGTGACTCTATCGAATTCTAGCATCCACAAATAAATTATGACCCTGCTgagttaaaatgaattttattacAGGTCATTGAACTTGCCGTGAGCTTCACTCAGGTAGTGAGATTTGACTTAAATATTTACACTCTTAGAAAATACGAGTTTTAATAACGTTAAACCCAAGTTATAGGTTAAACTTCGTGTTGGTTACTGAAGGTTGCAAACTGTTCTGATTATATAAGTTATTGagatgcaataaaattatagcaACAAATTTTACactgtgtatatttttatttagtaaagcCAGTGTTTGAAGTTGCCTCTAGAATAGAGTTATTCATGAGGAAAAATTTTGCATCATCATATGTGTTAAACtcttatacaaatataagaATAAAGATACAAActtttagatatacatatgtacatatatactcgtacatgtcGAGTTTGAAATATTGACGGAAGTTATGAAAGAGTATTATCACACATACTGTATATCtaaagtttgatttttttaaacatatacatatgtacaaatgtagaACGTATTTTGTATCATATCGTTTATATAAggtttaataataaatggagtTCATAGTTAATAATCCTTAATCCTCCATCTGTTTATTTCAGATAGCGCAACATACGTAGGCAACATACTGAAGATTAAGTCGGTGAAGAAGGAAGATCGCGGCACTTACTATTGCGTTGCCGACAATGGTGTAAGCAAGGGTGACCGTCGCAACATCAATGTGGAGGTCGAATTCGCACCTGTCATCACTGTGCCACGGCCACGCTTGGGACAAGCTCTCCAATATGACATGGATTTGGAATGTCACATCGAAGCTTATCCACCGCCGGCCATTGTCTGGCTAAAGGATGATATTCAACTCTCGAACAACCAGCACTACAGCATCTCTCACTTTGCCACCGCCGACGAGTACTCCGACTCCACATTGCGTGTTATCACCATCGAGAAACGTCAATATGGCGACTATGTTTGCAAGGCCGTAAACAAACTGGGACAGGCCGAAACGCGCGTCAATCTCTTCGAAACGGTGATCCCAGTGTGCCCACCAGCTTGCGGGCAGGCATATTATGGCGGGGCTGAACATTTGGCGACTACCACATTTGTATTTTTGACCATGGTCGGAGCGGCGCTCTTTGcaagataaacaaaaaatttagaatttgttTAATCACACCCAAATACGTATGCACATACCAAGTGGGTGCATTCGAAAAGCAGGACGcatcttacaaaaaaaaaacgataagcGATTAAAGACGAGTAGCAAGCTGGCTATGCCGCAAATAAAAAACTATCGAAATACAAGCATAcacacattatatatatacatacatgcatatagttAAAACAAAGTcgaatattgtaataatttaaattaaaaaatttaaaagccaaCATCAATGGACTTAAAGCCAAAACAAAATCGAATCCATAAGCACACGCGTTTTTGTTATCAGCGAAGCGAAAAACAACTGCAACAAGCATTCCAGAAGTTTTAAGTACTCGTCGTATGGTAGTTAACCTTTACTTTTAACTTATATTTAATTATCGTCTCAAATATTTGACAGCTTtatcgttttctttttttgtcgATCTAAGTAAGTCATTTGTAGTAAAGTGGCTATAAACAAGACGTCCTTTTTAGTTAAATGCTtcatgatttattttattttataatgcaactatgtacatatggtacatgCATGCATAAAGGAGCGTGCTCAAAACAAAAGCGTCTACACCCaacgtatgtatttacatacatatgtaatattggCATTTCTTTCAAGAAGGTATACATAATACTCTGAAAGTCTCtatattcacaaatattttattgtatatcgGTACACCGCCACCAAAACCCCGTCCATAACTATGAAACATATATGTAGATTGTTTCAAAGCTCTTGGGAACATTACTCAATAGTCCTTCCTACAATTAGCATCACATGCGGACTTGAGTTGCATAAttcaatatattcaaatatatacatatgtatgtatgtatgtcaacatttttatgaaatatccATTTCTAAATGTCTATTAGTTCAcagtcaaaaatataatataatttcaattgaACATGTGTTCTTAAgtgcgaaaacaaaaaatataaaatttaatcaaagcAAGTAATTTATAAGAGGATAAAAGATGGAAAAgttgagtaaaatttttttataatagatTCTATCATACCACTCTGTTAATCATAAGTTTTTTATAAGTAAAACgaataagtttttatattaaatacattGTATGTGAataacatttatgtatgtatgtgactaCGTACCCATTTCATATCGGgtgtaaataaaaagtaaacaaattaactTACATTTAAAAGGTATAACAATTCAATTATAAACGATAAACAAATGTAATAATACTGTGTGACAAACCAATAGAATAAacagaattaattaaaaatttgtatattttcttcgcGTGTCGACTGCCACGGTGACCGACTTATGAGTATGGGTACAGAACCACGAATTCACCTAATCCCAAGGTAAGACCCTGCAGTCGGAGATCGACGAGGTGAACTTGCCTTAGTTAGATACGCTCGTATACTAGGACACACTCATATCCATTACAGAGGGGGAGATCGGGGACAATTTGTCTCAGGCCTGGAGTTCTCAGGGGGCCTGGTGCTCTGAAATCAATAATTTGATGGCTCAAGAGGCCCGCATCTCTGTTCCGATTTTTTCTCTACGGACCTTCTCAAATTTATGGAAGAGGAACTTAAGTGGAATATTATACTCGAAAGATGTATACAAACATCCTTTGCTTCCTAGCAAATAATTATGTGAAAGGTTAACACACCGGTATCAACACAACGTCGATTCGTTGTAAGACGTTTTAATTACACGTTCAAAAAGCACTTATAATTCTAGCCGGGCTCGAGGGCATATGCCTAATCTACTAAATACAAGTCTAATTCAAACATTACCATACACATtcacaaattttaatgaattgaaatattttagtattagACCCTCTTCGGCGGGCCGTTAAGTgtatatttttctcaaaaaacccCATAAGGATCAACACATTGAAAAAATCTCATCGGTTATAATTCGAAAAAATAAGGATAAAGACAGAAATTGATGTGAATGCCGTTTTTCCTCGTATGTCCCTCTTTTCCATCGTACACAACTTCCAAACATTGAAGTTCGTGAAAATAAAGTAGTGAAATAACCAAATTACCAGAACagaagatttaaaaattttaattgttagaTTGATCACATAAGATGTTAAAATCTTTCTTGGTTTtttgaaaacttgtttatttggaacttaaaattaaatattagcaTTAAGAGATTATCGATAAAACATATTCGAACATAAGTATATCATTTTATAGATGCCCCGACGGTTGCCATACGATAATACATCAAGAATTCGGCTTCATAATCCGAATATGTTtgattattgtaatttttttcagttggAATATAGTGGCGCAACGGATTTACAAGCATAAAGTCGTATAGTTTTGAGAGTTTATGCAGTGTTCGATTCGTGTTTATGTTAACCACATCGATTTTATCCAGCATTTCCTCGATTTGCTCGCGGTGTTGTTTAATTTTAGGTTTGCAGCTTTGGGCGTCGACTATacgaacaaaaagaaataatttaaaaaatagcacatacatagataattaaggaatacatatatgttatgtcTAAGAGTAATTATTACCACTGTGTTGCTTACCCATAACCAAATCCAAATCCAATTTCAAGTCAAGCGAATGCTGGGCAATTAAACCCGCCCATTTGATACGATTACGTACTTCCTGTAAAGCCCCTGAAGCTGTCAGTAGACTGCCTGGCGCCAATTGCATTGTAGAAGAGAGTTCACGCGATTCCACGATCAATGGATTGGGTGACAGATGGTAAGCGCTGAAATTAACCAGAAGTACAAGGGTTACACATTCATGGGTATATGTATCTAGCACATTTCGATGCACTCTAAATGATATCTTACCATTCTTTCGTTATACAGCTAAGCTTTTCAAATGGGATTTCGGCGAAAGTAGATAACTCGCTTGAGTATGGTGGTAGAACGAAACggatttcgttgttgttgcatcCTGTAGCCGCAGGCATAAGTGTGGTATCCGCACATCCCACACTTCGTCTAGATGTTCCAGTATTATTTACAGAGGTTGAGTTAAGTGACATCATAGTGGAGTCGAAGTCTAATTTCGTGCTACAGAACACCATGTCTCCACCACCCATTTCAAAGCTATCACCAATAGTAGATATATTATTGTTAACTTTAAGCTTCGTAGGCAGGAAATTGGATTTCATGCATCCGCTAATAATGGGTGCGCCAGCTGCACCAATTGTAGATATTTGCATATCATCCACCATACGTTTCAGCATATTTTTTGAATAGAGAATCTTTTCTTTGATTTGCCCAAGTTGCAACATTTCATATTGAATTCTATTAATCGATGTATTGATGTCACTATAAACATGTTTAATAGATCCCAGGATAACCTGTTGCAAAATCGAAATCAGATAAAATTATCTGCTTTTAGCAAGTATATTCTTAACATACCTCATGATTTTCCAATTGTCTAGCTCCATAATCAATATCAGCTTTACATTGTTCAATTTGTTGAGCTATGAAATCATTTTGACTCTTTGAGAAATTGCGCAAATTATACTGAACCAGGTAGTCAGATAtggtttcatttatattttcatttgtattgGCGTTAAATAGATTGACCTTTTTTTCTAACTCGTCTACAAAGGGACCATACGCATCGGAGAATCTTTCTTCTAACATAATACGTTCTTTGCGTGCAGACAGGTATTTCACCACTATGCCCAAAAGATCTGCTTTCGTTTGCAAAAGTTTTATGTCAAAAGAAGACAATGGGTCCTTGCTGCCTACTCCACTGAGGGAATGGCTTGTTGAATCctcaatatttgatttatttattaatgacaTTACATATTGAAGTTGCTCTtccttcaaacgcattattacattgaaaaaaataaaattaggcaTGCTTGAAAAAGTTGCACGCATTTTTACCCAGAGTACATCCTTTGCTTCCTGAATGGTGGTAGCTTTAAATGATTAAACAAGTTATTTGTACATTCGTTCAATATTTCATTAACTTACGACTGCTTCCCTGATTGATATACAATGTATAAAAATCGTCGAGATCTCGAAGCGCTTGTTTAACTTCGTCCATGGCGATAACTTCACTCGCATTTTTAACTGTCAAACACACCGGCATTGTagcaattattaattttttattattttcttcctGTATAATCTGTTTACGCAAAGCCACAGacttaaagtttaaaatattgatGCGAGATCTTAGAGTTTTCTGCTTATGCTGCAGACTAATGTGTTGGATGTCTAAATAAATAAAGGTGAAttggtaaatatattttcttctaaagtactttttaaataataatttactttttgtttttatattaatagcCAATGTCTCATATTCCTTTCTGTATTCATCTAAACGCGTTGCTACGTCTTCCTTGTACTTTACAAGATCTTTTactttaaggaaaatttgcatttccTTAGGCAAAAAAATTCGCGCCGAAGCCTATAAGAATGAAATTCGTAAGTAATTTCTGTAATTATAATCGATCGATTACTGGTAAAAACATGTTCCatgattaaaacaaaatatgaatgtatgtatggatatacatatttatcacTTTACCGACACCATATGACTCTTCAGTTGCTCCAAACGCTTGACAAGTATATTTTCGCGTACTTCACAAGCATCTTGCCGAGATCTTACACgcttaattaaattacaaaataagtCACGTTGGCGCGATTTATATATCCTGGAAGTATTATACAAATCAGACAAATACACATTTTCTTATTGAGATGTATGACTAAACTTACGATTTTAATGCCTCTTCTGTGGGTATTGCTTCCGGCGGACAACCCAATCTGGCTGCCCACATCTGAAAACATTCTATGTCTATTTCTAGTGGCATTAAAAACTCAGTATTCTACtatgattaaaaatatatttttttaaattgcttcacactcaaaattatatttgaattatatTAACCATTCACAATTGCATACTTGCAGTTTGCTAACAGGGATGTAATTTTTCTTTCTGGGAATGAACTGTGGTGCTTgttttactaaattaattataaatttcccTTTTTAGCTTGTATTAAATACAAATCTGAACACTACAACAAATctgaaagtatttatttttcttctttattttaatacaacacATATCTAATAATGTGGAactactttaattttaatttaaggtATAAACTTCGATCATATGGCAGCACTATATactgcacaaacaaatattgacAATTGCGCGCATTTTTTACACTACTGACATCGAAATTCCTTGAATgaactattttattcaaaaagttcACTGCACATAAATGAaggaattataaaattataaaattgatatttaaatGAGACAAGtgcttaaaaaaacttaaaaagaaaataataaatataaagcgaATAAAAAATGAATAGAATTCAAAAGCTCTTTAATCGCCAGCAAGGCATCGGTAAGTATCGTAAATAAAGTGTAATTGttggtgtaaaaaaaaattggcggCTGAAGTGGCGCGACCTGGAACCAAACCACTGAAGATTTAGCGGGAAATCTAGTCTAGATAATTTTGTTGGTGGACTATTAAGTTAAAGTTAGATAACAAAATCACACCTTTGAGCGGATTAAAGTCGGTCATCCAACTAAATTGTGCTGTGAATGCAAAATAACAGACAAGAAAATTTGCAACATACCGCATTGCATACACCTATATATAATAGTGTGCTTGtttatactaatattttttgcttgttaATACCAAtattgattgcattaattttagcAACTGACTATACCTATGACTTTGCCCTGCGTAGACTTTGTGTGACAAAGGAAGACAGCTGGCGCGGAATCTTACCGTCCAATTATAGCTCAGATTATAATCCAGAACCAcctatattttcggcaaaattttctaaatgtaataattttaaacacatATTAGCTATTGCTAATGAAGATGGAAAGATTGCATTACAAGATACTACAAAAAAGAACGAAGAACCAGAAGAACGTTCTCTTAATGCTCCACAGTGCCATTACAATGCCGTTTTTGATTTGGAATGGGCGCCTGGAGAAATGAAATTTGTTTCTGCATCAGGGGATCACACAGCCAGCTTATGGCAAGTAGATGAACAAGGAGAAATTCGGAATATACGATCATTTGTTGGTCATACACGGTCTGTAAAAACAGCGGCGTTTCGCAGATGTGATTCATCTGTCTTTGCAACTGGAGGAAGAGATGGCGCAATTATAATTTGGGATACGCGTGCAAATTTAAATGTGGACTTAACACCACGCGCAGATAACTGCATTTATAGTGGACACGTTGGTGGGCCAGGTACCCCAGTATCTCATAGGAAACGCACACGAACACCAAAAATGACACCTAATGCCACATCAAGTAGTATTACAGGTCTGGCATTTCAGGTTAGTgttttataacatatatacatttatgttcacataaaattatgtttaaatatttaggaCGCAAACACTCTAATATCTTGTGGAGCCGGTGATGGAATTATAAAAGTTTGGGATCTACGACGAAATTATACGGCATATAAAAAAGAACCTCACCCAAAACATAGTCTGCCATATGCTGGTTCCAGCACGTTTAAAGGTTTTACTAATTTGCTTGTTGACGAATCGGGTTCGCGTTTATTTGCTAATTGTATGGATAATACAATTTATTCATATAATCTGTGTTCATATTCGTCGAAACCTCTAGCGGGATATAAAGGCCTACTAAATAGTACTTTCTACATAAAATCTTGCCTTAGTCCAGATGGTAAATATTTGCTAAGTGGAAGTAGTGACGAGAAAGCTTACATATGGAATCTTAATTATCCTGATGAACCATTGGTTGCTTTGTGGGGTCATACTGTCGAAGTAACGTGTGTTGCATGGGGATCTACCCACGACTGTCCTATTGTAACTTGTAGTGATGATGCACGTCATAAAATTTGGCGTATAGGGCCAGAAAATATATCGGATTTCGATAATGTGGAGTTATATCGGGGTCACGCTGAGTATGTTCGACAGTTTGGTCGAAGGTCACATGGGTCAACACATAAATACAACTTGCGTGACCTCGAGAATACTCCACGCTCACTCAAACGTATAATGGAGCAAAATGAACGTACTCCTAGTTCCGTAGAGAAAGTAACAGCAAAACGTTCGTTTCTGGAAATGCTGGGAGGGGTGGCTGGGGAAGATGATTGTGAAGTATATGAACCTAAGCGACCAAAACCTTTGGAATCTAAAGGTAAACAGCTTAGAACTGTCAGAAGTgcgtatttttgtatttatgttatttttattttctaggtCGC
This genomic window contains:
- the dgt5 gene encoding augmin complex subunit dgt5 — encoded protein: MPLEIDIECFQMWAARLGCPPEAIPTEEALKSIYKSRQRDLFCNLIKRVRSRQDACEVRENILVKRLEQLKSHMVSASARIFLPKEMQIFLKVKDLVKYKEDVATRLDEYRKEYETLAINIKTKNIQHISLQHKQKTLRSRINILNFKSVALRKQIIQEENNKKLIIATMPVCLTVKNASEVIAMDEVKQALRDLDDFYTLYINQGSSPTTIQEAKDVLWVKMRATFSSMPNFIFFNVIMRLKEEQLQYVMSLINKSNIEDSTSHSLSGVGSKDPLSSFDIKLLQTKADLLGIVVKYLSARKERIMLEERFSDAYGPFVDELEKKVNLFNANTNENINETISDYLVQYNLRNFSKSQNDFIAQQIEQCKADIDYGARQLENHEVILGSIKHVYSDINTSINRIQYEMLQLGQIKEKILYSKNMLKRMVDDMQISTIGAAGAPIISGCMKSNFLPTKLKVNNNISTIGDSFEMGGGDMVFCSTKLDFDSTMMSLNSTSVNNTGTSRRSVGCADTTLMPAATGCNNNEIRFVLPPYSSELSTFAEIPFEKLSCITKECAYHLSPNPLIVESRELSSTMQLAPGSLLTASGALQEVRNRIKWAGLIAQHSLDLKLDLDLVMVDAQSCKPKIKQHREQIEEMLDKIDVVNINTNRTLHKLSKLYDFMLVNPLRHYIPTEKNYNNQTYSDYEAEFLMYYRMATVGASIK
- the l(2)dtl gene encoding protein lethal(2)denticleless, producing MNRIQKLFNRQQGIATDYTYDFALRRLCVTKEDSWRGILPSNYSSDYNPEPPIFSAKFSKCNNFKHILAIANEDGKIALQDTTKKNEEPEERSLNAPQCHYNAVFDLEWAPGEMKFVSASGDHTASLWQVDEQGEIRNIRSFVGHTRSVKTAAFRRCDSSVFATGGRDGAIIIWDTRANLNVDLTPRADNCIYSGHVGGPGTPVSHRKRTRTPKMTPNATSSSITGLAFQDANTLISCGAGDGIIKVWDLRRNYTAYKKEPHPKHSLPYAGSSTFKGFTNLLVDESGSRLFANCMDNTIYSYNLCSYSSKPLAGYKGLLNSTFYIKSCLSPDGKYLLSGSSDEKAYIWNLNYPDEPLVALWGHTVEVTCVAWGSTHDCPIVTCSDDARHKIWRIGPENISDFDNVELYRGHAEYVRQFGRRSHGSTHKYNLRDLENTPRSLKRIMEQNERTPSSVEKVTAKRSFLEMLGGVAGEDDCEVYEPKRPKPLESKGRRLFSPSTSNVTSSLSLTSPQTRYINLQLIPIPEERYTSPTSSTKSCAAHTHSNDSNQENTVESAIPYVSLKQTYPTIQSPLSERVVTENHNSDYTSPTNAATSNNLTSQQPPLSSVIFSPTSNLPNYVLNGEAPHLGIMSPKRKHKEKIDWLTKIRKQKLMSSRNATLTEKIIEDCNGSQSPIASTSSRLQNLRTSEVSPRFNVTPRRRKSSGTRDILSHDSPSTSHHQVSHPPKTPTSSRRNSETTILRFFSVRTQQQSDTTECTSSATTTTEILGNLQPLTISAASTSTIGSVNRSIAYNTSTHTQATTICNE